From the Lancefieldella sp. Marseille-Q7238 genome, one window contains:
- a CDS encoding DUF3343 domain-containing protein, translating to MAGHKRHLQAVVAFDSTYEALECERVCKERSIPGRLIPTPVAIKADCGLAWAMPPEVRSALEKAAAGNFLPSGIYELEL from the coding sequence ATGGCGGGGCATAAGCGACACCTTCAGGCAGTAGTGGCGTTTGATTCCACATATGAGGCGCTTGAGTGCGAACGTGTCTGCAAGGAACGAAGCATACCCGGCCGTCTGATTCCAACGCCTGTTGCTATTAAGGCGGATTGTGGTCTGGCGTGGGCTATGCCTCCGGAGGTACGTTCGGCACTTGAGAAAGCGGCGGCTGGTAATTTTCTGCCGTCGGGTATATATGAACTTGAATTGTAA
- the yqeB gene encoding selenium-dependent molybdenum cofactor biosynthesis protein YqeB — MRVRLEGTDMLVVIRGAGDLASGIALRLRRAGCDIVMLDVSIPTAVRRSVAFSEAIRLGEATVEGVKAVRAADVSDALRIVSEKNIAVLVDPEGAGISEFAPDVLVDAILAKRNLGTTKAMAPVVIGVGPGFKAGTDSSADCHAVIETKRGHYLGKVIYDGTPIPNTGVPGNIGGFTKERVLWSPAEGVFEPVAKIGDVVKRGDIVATVSGIPVKATIDGVLRGLLQEGVPVTKGMKSGDIDPRCKVGHCFSASDKARAIGGGVLEALCHFTERLVG; from the coding sequence ATGCGCGTCCGGTTGGAGGGGACAGACATGCTGGTAGTTATCAGGGGTGCAGGTGATCTTGCATCGGGTATCGCGCTCAGGCTGCGCCGCGCGGGCTGTGATATCGTGATGCTGGACGTTTCGATCCCGACGGCCGTCCGCCGCTCTGTTGCGTTTTCTGAAGCTATCCGCCTGGGAGAAGCAACGGTCGAGGGCGTTAAGGCTGTCCGCGCGGCTGATGTGTCTGACGCGCTGCGTATTGTGAGCGAGAAGAACATTGCAGTGCTGGTAGACCCTGAAGGCGCAGGCATTTCAGAGTTTGCGCCTGATGTGCTGGTAGACGCCATTCTCGCGAAACGCAACCTGGGGACAACCAAAGCCATGGCTCCCGTCGTAATCGGAGTGGGACCGGGGTTTAAGGCCGGCACCGATTCAAGTGCGGACTGTCATGCGGTGATTGAAACGAAGCGCGGACATTACCTGGGAAAAGTTATTTACGATGGCACGCCCATCCCGAATACCGGCGTTCCGGGCAACATCGGTGGCTTTACCAAGGAGCGTGTGCTGTGGTCGCCGGCTGAAGGCGTCTTTGAGCCGGTGGCAAAAATCGGCGATGTCGTCAAGCGGGGAGACATCGTGGCAACGGTTTCAGGCATTCCGGTCAAAGCGACCATTGACGGTGTTCTGCGAGGTCTTTTGCAAGAAGGCGTGCCGGTAACCAAGGGTATGAAATCGGGCGACATTGATCCTCGTTGTAAGGTAGGACATTGTTTTTCCGCATCCGATAAGGCTCGTGCGATAGGCGGAGGCGTACTTGAGGCCCTCTGTCACTTTACGGAAAGGCTGGTGGGGTAA
- the selD gene encoding selenide, water dikinase SelD, whose amino-acid sequence MENVKLTKLAECAGCGAKVGAGELAKLLSDIKVRQDPNLLVGFDKADDAAVYKVTDDVALVETIDFFPPIADDPYVYGAIAATNALSDVYAMGGEPKVALNVMAVPEDMSSEVVHEILRGGYDKVYEAGALIVGGHSIYDNEPKYGLAVSGFVNPAKMYTNSGAHAGDVLILTKALGVGVITTAVKANMATAEEIDTAERSMMTLNRYARDIMVNFDVHAVTDVTGFSLMGHLLEMCQGADLSAVIDVDGPEFISPHVFELARLGILPAGMYRNRRYAEKYVEAEGVSREKADVLFCPETSGGLLIAVAPEDAEALLAALRADGRVPSARVVGHMTENEGADASHGHTRIRLMHGRGC is encoded by the coding sequence GTGGAAAACGTCAAACTAACGAAGCTTGCCGAATGCGCTGGATGCGGTGCGAAAGTTGGAGCAGGTGAGCTTGCAAAGCTCCTCTCGGATATCAAGGTGCGTCAAGATCCCAACTTGCTGGTTGGTTTTGACAAGGCGGACGATGCGGCAGTTTATAAGGTTACCGATGATGTCGCGCTGGTGGAAACTATTGATTTCTTTCCGCCCATCGCCGATGACCCCTATGTGTACGGGGCTATTGCGGCGACAAACGCTCTCTCCGACGTATACGCTATGGGTGGTGAGCCCAAGGTAGCACTCAACGTTATGGCGGTTCCGGAAGATATGTCTTCTGAGGTGGTTCACGAGATTTTGCGCGGCGGCTATGACAAGGTGTATGAAGCCGGTGCGCTCATTGTGGGCGGTCATAGCATTTATGACAATGAGCCCAAATACGGTCTTGCTGTCTCAGGTTTTGTGAATCCAGCCAAGATGTATACCAATTCGGGAGCGCATGCGGGCGATGTACTCATTCTTACCAAGGCGCTTGGCGTAGGCGTGATTACCACAGCAGTAAAAGCCAATATGGCAACCGCAGAAGAGATTGATACCGCCGAGCGCTCCATGATGACGCTCAACCGGTATGCGCGCGACATTATGGTGAACTTTGACGTTCATGCCGTAACGGACGTGACGGGCTTCTCGCTTATGGGACATCTGCTTGAGATGTGTCAGGGAGCGGATTTGAGCGCGGTGATTGACGTTGATGGCCCCGAGTTTATCTCGCCCCATGTGTTTGAGCTGGCTCGTCTAGGTATTCTGCCTGCAGGTATGTATCGCAATCGTCGGTATGCCGAGAAGTACGTGGAAGCTGAAGGAGTTTCCCGTGAAAAAGCCGATGTGCTCTTCTGTCCGGAAACCTCGGGTGGCCTGCTTATTGCCGTGGCGCCTGAGGACGCCGAGGCGCTTCTCGCCGCGCTTCGCGCGGACGGGCGCGTGCCTTCCGCCCGCGTAGTTGGACACATGACGGAAAACGAAGGCGCCGATGCTTCACACGGCCACACGCGCATCAGGCTGATGCACGGACGGGGATGCTGA
- a CDS encoding XdhC/CoxI family protein, with protein MADSHETLCDEHFVRRLLAELEADRSFVLSTLVTTKGSMPRHAGARMVLLQDGTFLGTVGGGSIELMAQERSRAMLAGAQRNYIEWMTHAKTGMACGGDALVASCVVTPDQKDFFADRLLSLIGEGKPFVITEQWSNPDHVIVEALAIDELPADDPRALFDMPLWDEATATYTEPLGPDPVAYIFGGGHVGHALTPVLASVGFRVVVFDDREGVAVKEAFPAAEAVFLGDFKHISEHVHVTRRDYAVVTTHGHAFDIDVLEQLYLCKPAYVGCIGSQRKSAFARKTLEERGVSKEWSDAIYMPIGDDIMAVTPSEIAISIAAEMIRCRADLRPEKPHQKKPASA; from the coding sequence ATGGCTGATTCACATGAGACGCTCTGCGATGAGCATTTTGTGCGTCGTCTTCTTGCAGAGCTGGAGGCAGATCGGAGCTTTGTGCTTTCAACGCTTGTAACCACAAAGGGCTCGATGCCGCGTCATGCTGGCGCTCGCATGGTGCTTCTGCAGGACGGAACGTTTTTAGGGACCGTTGGCGGCGGTTCCATTGAACTTATGGCGCAGGAGCGCTCACGCGCCATGCTTGCCGGCGCACAGCGAAATTATATTGAGTGGATGACACATGCCAAAACAGGTATGGCCTGTGGAGGAGATGCACTTGTTGCTTCATGTGTAGTCACTCCGGATCAAAAGGACTTCTTTGCAGACCGGCTGCTTAGTCTGATTGGCGAAGGAAAACCGTTTGTCATTACGGAACAGTGGTCGAATCCCGATCATGTGATAGTTGAAGCGTTGGCCATCGATGAACTTCCGGCGGATGACCCGCGAGCTCTTTTTGATATGCCCTTGTGGGATGAGGCAACGGCGACGTATACAGAGCCGTTGGGTCCCGATCCTGTGGCGTATATTTTTGGAGGTGGACACGTAGGACACGCATTGACGCCCGTGCTTGCCAGTGTTGGTTTTAGAGTGGTGGTCTTTGACGATCGCGAAGGAGTGGCGGTGAAGGAAGCCTTCCCCGCTGCGGAGGCGGTCTTTCTCGGTGACTTCAAGCACATTTCAGAGCATGTGCATGTGACGCGCCGCGATTACGCGGTGGTAACAACTCACGGCCACGCGTTTGACATTGACGTGCTCGAACAACTCTACCTGTGCAAACCGGCGTATGTGGGCTGTATTGGCAGCCAAAGAAAATCGGCGTTTGCCCGTAAGACGTTGGAAGAACGTGGTGTTTCTAAGGAGTGGTCCGACGCCATTTATATGCCCATCGGGGATGATATCATGGCGGTCACTCCGTCAGAGATTGCTATCTCCATTGCCGCGGAGATGATTCGCTGCCGCGCTGACCTCCGTCCGGAAAAGCCGCATCAGAAAAAACCCGCTTCGGCGTAA
- the modA gene encoding molybdate ABC transporter substrate-binding protein, with the protein MKFESSVTRRSFIVGAAGAATFGLAACNGGKAKEEPAASEKPAETQKLIVFAAASLTESLTEAGELFKNANEGVDISFNFDSSGTLKTQIEEGSDCDVFISAGQKQMNQLDANAKKDHDKDLDLIASDTRFDILENKVTLCVPQDNPKAVQSFDDMAKKLNAGEVLLGMGNSDVPVGQYTQKILKYYNLDEETLAKDGHISYGTNVKEVTTQVKEASVDCGVIYKTDAASAKLQMVDEATEEMCGRVVYPAAATKNAKQADLAKKFLEFLKTSDASACFEKVGFTPLSKA; encoded by the coding sequence ATGAAGTTCGAAAGCAGTGTTACCCGTCGTTCGTTTATCGTTGGCGCAGCAGGAGCCGCTACGTTTGGTCTTGCGGCTTGTAATGGCGGTAAGGCAAAGGAGGAGCCCGCAGCTAGCGAGAAGCCCGCTGAGACCCAAAAGCTCATCGTGTTTGCCGCCGCATCGCTGACCGAAAGCCTGACAGAGGCCGGTGAGCTCTTCAAAAATGCGAATGAGGGCGTCGATATTAGTTTCAACTTTGATTCTTCGGGCACCCTGAAGACGCAGATTGAAGAGGGCTCCGACTGCGATGTCTTCATTTCCGCCGGTCAGAAGCAGATGAATCAGCTTGATGCAAACGCCAAGAAGGATCACGACAAAGATCTTGATCTCATTGCGTCCGATACTCGCTTTGACATTCTTGAGAACAAGGTTACCTTGTGCGTGCCCCAAGATAACCCCAAAGCCGTTCAGAGCTTTGACGATATGGCGAAAAAACTCAATGCCGGAGAGGTTCTGCTCGGTATGGGCAACTCTGACGTTCCTGTCGGCCAGTATACACAGAAGATTCTCAAGTATTACAACCTTGATGAAGAGACGCTTGCCAAAGACGGACACATTTCCTACGGCACTAATGTCAAGGAAGTTACCACGCAGGTCAAAGAGGCTTCCGTTGACTGTGGCGTTATTTACAAAACTGACGCTGCCTCCGCCAAGCTGCAGATGGTTGATGAGGCGACTGAGGAAATGTGCGGGCGCGTTGTCTATCCCGCGGCTGCGACCAAGAACGCGAAGCAGGCTGACCTGGCGAAGAAATTCCTTGAATTCCTGAAGACGTCCGATGCGAGCGCGTGCTTTGAGAAGGTCGGGTTTACTCCGCTTTCAAAGGCGTAG
- the modB gene encoding molybdate ABC transporter permease subunit, with protein MDWYPLYNSLRIAAASTALVFLLGIALANVIAKTPRAIKGLLDVILTLPLVLPPTVVGYLLLLLLGPRRPIGLWVLRIFGMKLTMVWYAAIFATVVVSLPLMYRTVRGAFESFDETLADAARTLGKSNTWIFWRVKMPCCMKGVVAGTVLAFARALGEYGATSMICGYTPGKTATVSTTVYQLWRTGDDAAAMQWVLVNLAISAVVLLALNFFEKGSRRTHGSASLAGGVR; from the coding sequence ATGGATTGGTATCCGCTCTATAACTCGCTGAGGATTGCCGCAGCGTCAACGGCGCTCGTCTTTTTGCTAGGCATCGCTCTGGCGAACGTTATAGCAAAGACACCAAGGGCTATCAAAGGCCTTTTGGACGTTATATTGACGCTGCCGCTGGTATTGCCTCCGACGGTCGTGGGCTATCTGCTGCTCTTGCTTTTGGGCCCGCGCCGTCCCATAGGCCTGTGGGTATTGCGTATTTTTGGCATGAAACTCACGATGGTTTGGTATGCGGCGATCTTCGCGACGGTTGTCGTGAGTTTGCCGCTCATGTATCGCACGGTTCGCGGCGCCTTTGAGAGCTTTGATGAAACGCTTGCCGACGCTGCTCGTACGCTGGGCAAATCGAACACATGGATATTCTGGCGGGTAAAGATGCCCTGCTGCATGAAGGGCGTCGTAGCGGGTACTGTTCTGGCGTTTGCCCGTGCGCTCGGTGAGTACGGAGCTACATCGATGATCTGCGGGTATACGCCCGGCAAGACAGCAACCGTGTCAACAACGGTATACCAGCTGTGGCGTACAGGAGATGACGCGGCCGCGATGCAGTGGGTGCTGGTGAACCTTGCCATCTCTGCCGTGGTGCTTCTCGCGCTTAACTTTTTCGAGAAGGGAAGCCGGCGTACGCACGGGTCGGCTTCCTTGGCGGGAGGTGTGCGCTAG